A stretch of the Rosa rugosa chromosome 5, drRosRugo1.1, whole genome shotgun sequence genome encodes the following:
- the LOC133710476 gene encoding isoleucine--tRNA ligase, chloroplastic/mitochondrial, with translation MNFKSLASSSSREAATMAMIQTTPYKVLSQRTRSTFRGTASVGLFYFRGRSSAKEFSLFNITHYSTHSSDEFASSSKRRSRGPVMAAKKAAEGGKQQDGKYKHTVDLPKTSFGMRANSSKREPELQKIWEDNQVFKRVVSKNTGENFILHDGPPYANGDLHIGHALNKILKDMINRYKLLQNYKVHYVPGWDCHGLPIELKVLQSLDQAARKDLTPIKLRAKAAKFAKQTVKNQMESFKRYGIWADWNNPYLTLDPEYEAAQIEVFGQMVLQGFIYRGRKPVHWSPSSRTALAEAELEYPESHVSRSIYTAFKLVSAPPTSGGLLNEYPDVCLAIWTTTPWTIPANAAVAVNAKLIYAIVEVQSVSEDVSSSAGNSKQTPANFLKEEKKPFLIVASDLVPTLEAKWGLKLVVRKRVSGSDLENCRYIHPVFNRECSVVIGGDYITTESGTGLVHTAPGHGQEDYVTGLKYGLPILSPVDDDGKFTEEAGKFCGLDVLADGNIAVVKYLDEHSSLIMEESYKHKYPYDWRTKKPTIFRATEQWFASVEGFREAVMDAIGNVKWIPAKAENRISAMTSSRSDWCISRQRTWGVPIPVFYHLQSKEPLMNEETIDHIKSIISEKGSDAWWYMKVEDLLPSKYRDKASEYEKGTDTMDVWFDSGSSWAAVLGKRKGLSLPADLYLEGMDQHRGWFQSSLLTSVATKGKAPYSSVITHGFVLDEKGLKMSKSQGNVVDPRTVIEGGKNQKDGYGADVLRLWVSSIDYTGDVMIGAQVLRQMSDIYRKLRGTLRYLLGNLHDWHADNAISYHDLPMIDQHALFQLENFVNNSRECYESYQFFKIFQIIQRFVIVDLSNFYFDIAKDRLYVGGTTSFTRRSCQTVLAELLLSIVRVIAPILPHLAEDVWQNLPFQYTDKNGSVAEFVFESRWPASNETWLSLSKEETDFWTKILELRTEVNKVLEIARTTKLIGSSLDAKVYLHTSDSGLASRLVQMSAANNDADTLNRIFITSQAEVLPSLEDDWIANIPHKGECQVDESIKVWIGVSRAEGLKCERCWNYSPQVGSFPDHSTLCSRCYDVVDIQQAAAEAVVV, from the exons ATGAATTTCAAATCCTTGGCTTCAAGCTCATCCAGAGAAGCCGCCACAATGGCCATGATTCAAACCACTCCATACAAG GTTCTGTCGCAAAGAACTCGCTCAACTTTTCGGGGCACAGCTTCTGTTGGCTTGTTTTATTTCCGAGGAAGGTCTTCTGCGAAAGAATTCTCCCTCTTTAATATCACACACTATTCTACGCATTCCAGTGATGAGTTTGCTTCTTCCTCAAAGCGAAGGTCTCGAGGACCTGTTATGGCTGCAAAGAAAGCGGCTGAAG GGGGAAAGCAGCAGGATGGAAAATACAAGCACACGGTCGATCTGCCAAAGACATCATTTGGCATGAGAGCGAATTCTTCAAAACGAGAGCCTGAACTTCAGAAAATATGGGAGGACAATCAAGTGTTCAAGAGAGTAGTTAGTAAAAATACAGGG gaaAATTTCATTCTTCATGATGGTCCTCCGTACGCCAACGGTGATCTGCACATCGGCCATGCTCTAAATAAGATTTTGAAGGATATGATTAATCGTTATAAG CTTCTTCAAAATTATAAAGTTCATTATGTGCCTGGTTGGGATTGTCATGGCTTACCAATTGAATTGAAAG TCCTGCAATCCCTTGATCAAGCTGCTCGAAAGGATCTCACACCAATAAAGTTGAGAGCGAAGGCAGCTAAGTTTGCCAAGCAAACAGTTAAAAATCAGATGGAATCATTTAAG CGTTATGGAATATGGGCAGACTGGAATAATCCCTACCTGACTCTTGATCCAGAATATGAAGCTGCTCAG ATAGAAGTGTTTGGTCAGATGGTCCTTCAAGGTTTTATCTACAGAGGCAGGAAACCAGTTCACTGGAGTCCCTCATCACGAACTGCCCTTGCAGAGGCTGAGTTGGAG TATCCGGAGAGTCATGTTTCAAGGAGCATCTATACCGCTTTCAAATTAGTGAGTGCACCTCCAACTTCAGGTGGCTTATTGAATGAGTATCCAGATGTTTGCTTGGCCATTTGGACAACTACTCCCTGGACTATTCCAGCAAATGCCG CGGTTGCAGTGAATGCCAAGCTTATATATGCCATTGTTGAAGTACAGTCAGTCTCCGAAGATGTTTCTTCATCTGCCGGAAATAGCAAGCAAACGCCTGCTAATTTTctcaaggaagaaaagaagcCTTTCCTCATTGTAGCTTCAGATCTTGTACCAACTTTAGAAGCAAAATGGGGCCTGAAGCTTGTTGTTAGGAAAAGGGTGTCAGGTTCAGATCTTGAGAACTGCAG GTATATCCATCCAGTATTTAATAGGGAATGTTCAGTTGTGATTGGAGGAGATTATATCACAACAGAGTCGGGAACTGGACTGGTCCATACAGCTCCTGGACATGGTCAGGAAGATTATGTCACTGGCCTTAAGTATGGACTGCCTATTCTCTCTCCAGTAGATGATGATGGAAAGTTCACAGAAGAAGCTGGAAAATTTTGTGGGCTTGATGTACTTGCTGATGGTAATATTGCTGTTGTGAAATACTTGGATGAGCATTCGTCACTGATCATGGAAGAATCCTACA AACATAAGTATCCATATGATTGGCGAACAAAAAAGCCCACTATATTTAGGGCAACTGAGCAATGGTTTGCATCAGTGGAAGGCTTTCGTGAGGCTGTTATGGATGCAATTGGCAATGTAAAATGGATTCCAGCTAAG GCAGAAAACAGAATATCTGCAATGACTTCTAGCCGCTCTGATTGGTGTATATCGCGGCAGAGGACGTGGGGTGTTCCAATTCCAGTCTTTTATCACCTCCAGTCAAAGGAACCTCTAATGAATGAGGAGACTATTGATCATATCAAGT CTATAATTTCTGAAAAGGGTAGCGATGCATGGTGGTACATGAAGGTAGAGGATCTTCTCCCTAGTAAATATCGTGATAAAGCATCCGAATATGAAAAGGGAACTGACACAATGGATGTATGGTTCGACTCAG GCTCTTCTTGGGCTGCAGttttaggaaaaagaaaaggcctTAGTCTCCCTGCAGACTTGTACCTTGAAGGTATGGATCAGCATCGTGGGTGGTTCCAGAGTTCTTTGTTAACAAGTGTTGCTACAAAAG GAAAGGCTCCATATTCCAGTGTCATAACACATGGATTTGTATTGGATGAGAAGGGTTTAAAGATGAGCAAATCTCAGGGTAACGTTGTAGACCCAAGAACTGTGATTGAAGGAGGGAAGAACCAAAAG GATGGCTATGGAGCTGATGTTCTGCGTCTCTGGGTTTCCAGCATAGATTATACAGGCGATGTTATGATAGGTGCTCAAGTTCTCCGTCAAATGTCAGATATATATAGGAAGCTACGAGGAACATTGAGATACCTTTTGGGAAATCTGCATGATTGGCAT GCTGATAATGCTATTTCATACCACGATCTTCCCATGATTGATCAGCATGCACTGTTTCAACTTGAAAATTTTGTAAACAACAGCAGAGAGTGCTATGAAAGTTATCAGTTCTTTAAGATATTTCAG ATCATACAGCGGTTTGTCATTGTTGACCTATCAAATTTCTACTTTGATATTGCCAAAGATCGTTTATACGTTGG GGGCACGACAAGTTTTACTAGGAGAAGTTGTCAGACGGTTCTTGCAGAACTGCTCCTTTCTATTGTGAGAGTGATTGCTCCAATATTGCCTCATTTGGCTGAGGATGTATGGCAAAATCTTCCATTCCAGTACACTGACAAAAATGGCTCTGTTGCGGAATTTGTTTTTGAATCAAGATGGCCAGCTTCGAACGAAACATGGCTCTCTCTTTCTAAAGAGGAAACTGATTTCTGGACTAAAATTCTTGAG CTGAGAACCGAGGTGAATAAAGTGTTGGAGATTGCTCGTACAACAAAGTTAATTGGCTCTAGCTTAGATGCCAAGGTCTACCTCCATACATCGGATTCTGGTCTGGCCTCAAGATTGGTTCAAATGTCTGCAGCCAACAACGATGCAGACACATTGAATCGGATATTCATAACTTCCCAG GCAGAGGTTCTTCCATCCTTAGAAGATGACTGGATTGCGAATATACCACATAAAGGAGAATGTCAAGTTGACGAAAGCATTAAAGTTTGGATTGGTGTGTCTCGTGCTGAGGGCCTGAAGTGTGAAAGATGCTGGAACTATTCACCTCAGGTTGGTTCCTTTCCGGACCACAGCACTCTTTGCAGCCGCTGCTATGATGTGGTTGATATTCAACAAGCTGCAGCTGAAGCTGTTGTCGTTTGA
- the LOC133712966 gene encoding probable histone-arginine methyltransferase 1.4 isoform X1, with protein MENSKAQEFALVSISELGSSSPSSPAVARFSAAENGVAELRFQPESESAAPVNVDLQAAKLYKLGPLQSACISEGSDTGKEKLYSRGLTIQFKNEEESGAFHHAFEQWKTELVVEGKCLPNGELTSSKSKFDDKIEPSSAKMYFHYYGQLLHQQNMLQDYVRTGTYYAAVIENRADFTGRVVVDVGAGSGILSLFAAQAGAKHVYAVEASEMAEYARKLIAGNPSLGQRITVIKGKVEEVELPEKADILISEPMGTLLINERMLETYVIARDRFLQPNGKMFPGVGRIHMAPFSDEYLFVDIANKALFWQQQNYYGVDLTPLYGSAFEGYFSQPVVDAFDPRLLVAPSLSHVIDFSKIKEEDLYEFDIPLRFVASVGTRVHGLACWFDVLFGGSTVQRWLTTAPGSPTTHWYQLRCVLSQPIYVMAGQEITGRLHMIAHNAQSYTIYLTLSAKMWGPGAEQGGIIQSSSCKLDLKEPYYRMSQPQPYVMAQDQQPHQQLHSQDVPIDTQDFEDPDFIPQPSPSSGPKITLAEFAKYKSSGL; from the exons ATGGAGAATTCGAAAGCGCAGGAGTTTGCTTTGGTCTCCATCTCCGAGCTCGGTTCGTCTTCTCCTTCGTCGCCGGCCGTTGCTAGGTTTAGCGCCGCCGAGAATGGTGTTGCGGAGCTTCGATTTCAGCCGGAGTCTGAGTCGGCCGCTCCCGTCAATGTCGATCTTCAAGCTGCTAAG CTGTACAAGTTGGGCCCCTTGCAGTCTGCTTGCATATCTGAAGGTTCTGATACCGGCAAAGAG AAATTGTATTCAAGGGGCCTCACAATCCAATTTAAAAATGAGGAGGAGAGTGGAGCTTTCCATCATGCATTTGAGCAATGGAAGACAGAGCTTGTTGTTGAAG gaaaatGTTTACCAAATGGAGAGCTAACATCTTCCAAAAGCAAGTTTGATGACAAAATAGAGCCATCTTCTGCCAAAATGTACTTCCATTACTATGGACAATTGCTACATCAACAAAACATGTTACAAGATTATGTGAGGACAG GAACCTATTATGCAGCAGTGATTGAAAACCGTGCAGATTTCACTGGCCGTGTGGTAGTTGATGTTGGTGCCGGTAGTGGTATTCTGTCATTATTTGCTGCTCAG GCTGGTGCAAAGCATGTTTATGCTGTGGAAGCATCTGAAATGGCAGAATATGCACGCAAACTAATTGCTGGGAACCCTTCACTGGGTCAAAGGATAACT GTAATCAAAGGTAAAGTTGAGGAGGTTGAATTACCTGAGAAAGCAGATATACTTATCTCGGAGCCAATGG GCACATTGTTAATTAATGAAAGAATGCTGGAGACCTATGTGATTGCAAGAGATCGGTTTCTTCAGCCAAATGGAAAAATGTTTCCTGGAGTTGGAAG GATACACATGGCACCTTTCAGTGATGAATATTTGTTTGTTGACATTGCAAATAAG GCTCTCTTCTGGCAGCAACAAAATTATTATGGTGTTGATTTGACGCCCTTGTATGGATCTGCATTCGAAGGATATTTTTCACag CCTGTCGTTGATGCTTTTGATCCAAGATTATTAGTGGCTCCTTCTTTGTCTCACGTGATAGACTTCAGTAAAATAAAGGAAGAGGACTTGTATGAGTTTGATATACCATTACGGTTTGTAGCTTCTGTAGGCACTAGAGTGCATGGGTTAGCATGCTGGTTCGATGTCTTGTTTGGTGGGAG CACTGTACAAAGGTGGCTTACCACTGCTCCTGGCTCACCAACAACCCATTGGTACCAGTTACGCTGCGTTCTCTCGCAGCCAATTTATGTGATGGCAGGACAAGAAATAACTGGGCGACTCCACATGATTGCCCACAATGCTCAAAGTTATACAATTTATCTCACATTATCAG CTAAAATGTGGGGCCCCGGTGCTGAACAAGGGGGTATAATTCAGTCATCATCATGCAAACTTGATCTTAAAGAGCCCTACTATAGGATGTCGCAGCCACAACCTTATGTAATGGCCCAAGATCAACAACCACATCAGCAATTACACTCACAG GATGTACCCATTGACACTCAGGATTTTGAAGATCCCGACTTCATTCCACAACCATCACCAAGTTCAGGGCCTAAGATTACACTGGCAGAATTTGCCAAATACAAATCTAGTGGTCTTTGA
- the LOC133712966 gene encoding probable histone-arginine methyltransferase 1.3 isoform X2, whose product MENSKAQEFALVSISELGSSSPSSPAVARFSAAENGVAELRFQPESESAAPVNVDLQAAKLYKLGPLQSACISEGSDTGKEKLYSRGLTIQFKNEEESGAFHHAFEQWKTELVVEGKCLPNGELTSSKSKFDDKIEPSSAKMYFHYYGQLLHQQNMLQDYVRTGTYYAAVIENRADFTGRVVVDVGAGSGILSLFAAQAGAKHVYAVEASEMAEYARKLIAGNPSLGQRITVIKGKVEEVELPEKADILISEPMGTLLINERMLETYVIARDRFLQPNGKMFPGVGRIHMAPFSDEYLFVDIANKALFWQQQNYYGVDLTPLYGSAFEGYFSQPVVDAFDPRLLVAPSLSHVIDFSKIKEEDLYEFDIPLRFVASVGTRVHGLACWFDVLFGGSTVQRWLTTAPGSPTTHWYQLRCVLSQPIYVMAGQEITGRLHMIAHNAQSYTIYLTLSAKMWGPGAEQGGIIQSSSCKLDLKEPYYRMSQPQPYVMAQDQQPHQQLHSQDL is encoded by the exons ATGGAGAATTCGAAAGCGCAGGAGTTTGCTTTGGTCTCCATCTCCGAGCTCGGTTCGTCTTCTCCTTCGTCGCCGGCCGTTGCTAGGTTTAGCGCCGCCGAGAATGGTGTTGCGGAGCTTCGATTTCAGCCGGAGTCTGAGTCGGCCGCTCCCGTCAATGTCGATCTTCAAGCTGCTAAG CTGTACAAGTTGGGCCCCTTGCAGTCTGCTTGCATATCTGAAGGTTCTGATACCGGCAAAGAG AAATTGTATTCAAGGGGCCTCACAATCCAATTTAAAAATGAGGAGGAGAGTGGAGCTTTCCATCATGCATTTGAGCAATGGAAGACAGAGCTTGTTGTTGAAG gaaaatGTTTACCAAATGGAGAGCTAACATCTTCCAAAAGCAAGTTTGATGACAAAATAGAGCCATCTTCTGCCAAAATGTACTTCCATTACTATGGACAATTGCTACATCAACAAAACATGTTACAAGATTATGTGAGGACAG GAACCTATTATGCAGCAGTGATTGAAAACCGTGCAGATTTCACTGGCCGTGTGGTAGTTGATGTTGGTGCCGGTAGTGGTATTCTGTCATTATTTGCTGCTCAG GCTGGTGCAAAGCATGTTTATGCTGTGGAAGCATCTGAAATGGCAGAATATGCACGCAAACTAATTGCTGGGAACCCTTCACTGGGTCAAAGGATAACT GTAATCAAAGGTAAAGTTGAGGAGGTTGAATTACCTGAGAAAGCAGATATACTTATCTCGGAGCCAATGG GCACATTGTTAATTAATGAAAGAATGCTGGAGACCTATGTGATTGCAAGAGATCGGTTTCTTCAGCCAAATGGAAAAATGTTTCCTGGAGTTGGAAG GATACACATGGCACCTTTCAGTGATGAATATTTGTTTGTTGACATTGCAAATAAG GCTCTCTTCTGGCAGCAACAAAATTATTATGGTGTTGATTTGACGCCCTTGTATGGATCTGCATTCGAAGGATATTTTTCACag CCTGTCGTTGATGCTTTTGATCCAAGATTATTAGTGGCTCCTTCTTTGTCTCACGTGATAGACTTCAGTAAAATAAAGGAAGAGGACTTGTATGAGTTTGATATACCATTACGGTTTGTAGCTTCTGTAGGCACTAGAGTGCATGGGTTAGCATGCTGGTTCGATGTCTTGTTTGGTGGGAG CACTGTACAAAGGTGGCTTACCACTGCTCCTGGCTCACCAACAACCCATTGGTACCAGTTACGCTGCGTTCTCTCGCAGCCAATTTATGTGATGGCAGGACAAGAAATAACTGGGCGACTCCACATGATTGCCCACAATGCTCAAAGTTATACAATTTATCTCACATTATCAG CTAAAATGTGGGGCCCCGGTGCTGAACAAGGGGGTATAATTCAGTCATCATCATGCAAACTTGATCTTAAAGAGCCCTACTATAGGATGTCGCAGCCACAACCTTATGTAATGGCCCAAGATCAACAACCACATCAGCAATTACACTCACAG GATCTCTAG
- the LOC133712967 gene encoding xyloglucan 6-xylosyltransferase 2-like has protein sequence MLERCFGVRRVRQIQRAARHGTVTFLCLFMTVVVLRGTIGAGKFGTPEQDFNDIRERFYSHNRRVEPHRVLEEVETTAAAAQNDNADSNNYATFDISKILKDEEGGADEKRDPNAPYSLGPKISDWDEQRAGWLKQNPNFRNFVGPTKPRVLLVTGSSPKPCENPVGDHYLLKSIKNKIDYCRIHGIEIFYNFALLDAEMAGFWAKLPLIRKLLLSHPEVEFLWWMDSDAMFTDMAFEVPWERYKDHNFVMHGWNEMVYDDKNWIGLNTGSFLLRNCQWSLDLLDAWAPMGPKGKIRDEAGKVLTNALKGRPVFEADDQSAMVYLLATGRERWGEKVYLENHYYLHGYWGILVDRYEEFIENYHPGLGDHRWPLVTHFVGCKPCGKFGDYPVERCLKQMDRAYNFGDNQVLQMYGFTHKSLASRRVKRIRNESSTPLELKDELGLLHPPFKAIKLSS, from the coding sequence ATGCTGGAGCGGTGCTTCGGAGTGCGGCGGGTCCGCCAGATCCAGAGGGCGGCGCGCCACGGAACGGTGACGTTTCTGTGCCTCTTCATGACCGTCGTGGTTCTCCGCGGCACAATCGGCGCCGGGAAGTTCGGGACTCCCGAGCAGGACTTCAACGACATCCGCGAGCGTTTCTACTCGCACAACCGGCGCGTGGAGCCCCACCGTGTCCTCGAGGAGGTGGAGacgacggcggcggcggcccaGAACGACAACGCCGACTCCAACAACTACGCCACTTTCGACATATCGAAAATCCTCAAGGACGAGGAAGGCGGCGCCGACGAGAAGAGGGATCCGAACGCGCCGTATTCGCTGGGTCCGAAAATCTCGGACTGGGACGAGCAGCGGGCCGGGTGGTTGAAGCAGAACCCGAATTTCCGGAACTTCGTCGGGCCCACTAAGCCCAGAGTCTTGTTAGTAACCGGGTCGTCGCCGAAGCCGTGCGAGAATCCGGTCGGCGACCACTACCTGCTGAAATCGATCAAGAACAAAATCGACTACTGCAGGATCCACGGAATCGAGATCTTCTACAATTTTGCTCTGTTGGACGCGGAAATGGCCGGGTTTTGGGCCAAGCTGCCGTTGATCCGGAAGCTACTGCTGTCCCACCCGGAAGTCGAGTTTCTATGGTGGATGGACAGTGACGCTATGTTCACCGACATGGCGTTTGAGGTGCCGTGGGAGAGATACAAGGACCACAATTTCGTGATGCACGGATGGAACGAAATGGTGTACGATGATAAAAACTGGATCGGGTTGAATACCGGAAGTTTCTTGCTAAGGAATTGCCAGTGGTCGCTGGATCTGTTGGATGCGTGGGCTCCGATGGGCCCGAAGGGGAAGATAAGGGACGAGGCGGGTAAGGTTTTGACCAATGCGCTGAAGGGCCGGCCGGTTTTCGAAGCCGACGATCAGTCCGCCATGGTTTATTTACTTGCTACGGGGAGAGAGAGGTGGGGGGAGAAAGTGTACTTGGAAAATCATTACTACTTGCACGGTTACTGGGGCATTTTGGTGGACAGGTATGAGGAGTTTATAGAAAATTACCATCCTGGGCTCGGCGACCACCGGTGGCCGCTGGTGACGCATTTCGTGGGGTGCAAGCCGTGCGGGAAGTTCGGGGATTATCCGGTGGAGAGGTGCCTGAAGCAAATGGACAGGGCTTACAATTTTGGTGATAATCAAGTGTTGCAGATGTATGGTTTTACTCATAAGTCGTTGGCGAGTAGGAGAGTGAAGAGGATTAGGAATGAGAGTAGTACTCCGCTTGAATTGAAAGATGAGCTTGGGTTGCTTCACCCTCCTTTCAAGGCTATCAAGCTATCATCatga